The Bradyrhizobium sp. WSM471 genome includes the window CCCCCGGACGTCGCCACGTCATCCTCGACGGCGATGCCGCGACCGCGCGCTGCGTGGAACTGCTGACGTTCTGGCGCGACAATCTCTGGCCGGTGATGCATCTGAAGCGCATCGCGCAGGCGGCCTGGTTCAATCCGGCATCCAAGCTGACCGATTGGATCGCGGAGGCGAAGCCGCGGCCGGGAGAGATGACGTTCGAGCACCCGCTGCCGTCGGCCTATAGTTCGGCGCGTTTTGTGGACTACATGTCCAATATCCGCAATGTCCGTTGCGTGCTCGCGGGCTTTTCCCTGGACGAAACTGTCCTGGCCACCGCTATCGACGGGTTTCACCGCAGTCATCGCTACCAGGTGGTGGCCGACGCCGTCGCCTGCCGGCAGCCGGGAACTGGCGATGCCGCCGCCTACAAGCATGCGGTAGTGAATGTGATCGGGAATTTTGCTACAATCCAGTCCAGCGCCGAACTGATCAGAACCAGCGGCGCCGTTGCGGTGTAGGCGGCCGCAATCGACGGATGGAGTGGGACATTGTCACGGGGAGATCAGCTCGAGGAGCTGGCAAGCGACCTGTCGCGTGCCGCCGAGGCGGCGCGCCGTCTTGGTCTGCCCACGACGGTGTATCTGCTCTCGATGGCGCTGGTGGAGGTGCGGGAAGCCGCCGCCGCCGACAGCGACGGGAATGACGACGGCGCGGCGTGACAGCTGCCCGATGTGCGGCTTTGTGCAACGCTGCTGAGCGCTTGCTGCCGACGAATTGACGTTGCAAGTTTTGCGCGGTGGCAATAGCCAAGGAGCTGGATCATCGAGTGATGACGCTGGCCGCGCCGGCGACGTGACGCTTTCAAGGATGCCTGCAAATGTCCATGCTGCCCAATTCGCAAGAGGCCCGGGATGTGGCCTACCAGCTCCATCCTTACACCAACGCGCGCGCCCATCAGCAGGCCGGTCCCCTGGTGATCGAACGCGGCGAGGGCCCTTACGTGTTCGACGCCTCGGGCAAGCGCTATTTCGAGGCGATGGCAGGCCTGTGGAGCGTCGGGCTCGGCTTCAACGAGAAGCGGCTGGTCGAGGCTGCGCACAAGCAGATGCAGGCGCTGCCGTTCTATCACACGTTCTCCGCCAAATCGCACGGGCCCTCGATCGATCTTGCCGAGAAGCTGGTCGCGCTCGCGCCTGTTACGATGAGCAAGGTGTTCTTCACCAATTCCGGCTCGGAGGCCAACGACACCGTTCTGAAGTTGATTGCCTATCGCTCCAACGCGCTCGGCCAGCCACAGCGCAAGAAGGTGATCAGCCGGATGCGCGCCTATCACGGCGTCACCATCGCGTCCGCCAGCCTCACCGGCCTGCCGAACAACCACCGCTCTTTCGACTTGCCGCTCCCGAACATCCTGCACACGGGCTCACCGCATTTCTACAAGGACGGCGCGCCCGGGGAGAGCGAGGAAGCCTTCGCAACGCGGCGAGCCGAGGAGCTCGATGCGCTGATCCAGAAGGAAGGCCCGGACACGATCGCGGCGTTCTTCGGTGAGCCGGTGATGGGCGCAGGCGGCGTCATCGTGCCGCCGGCGACCTATTGGGACAAGATCCAGAAGGTTTTGAACAAGTACGACATCCTGTTGGTCGCCGACGAGGTCATCTGCGGCTTCGGCCGCACCGGCAAGATGTTCGGCTGCGAAACCTACGGCATCAAGCCCGACGCGATCGTGGTCTCAAAGCAGATCACCTCGAGCTATTTTCCGCTGTCGGCCATCATGATGAACGCTCGCATGTTCGAGCCGATCGCCGATGAGAGCAACAAGATCGGCGTGCTCGGCCACGGCTTCACCGCGGGTGGCCATCCGGTCGGATCGGCGATTGCGCTGGAGAATCTGAAAATCATCGAGGAGCGGGGCCTGGTTGCGCACGCCGCCGAGCTCGGTGGCTACATGCAAGGCAAGCTGCGTGAACTCACCAGCCATCCGCTGGTCGGCGAGGTCCGCGGTGTCGGCATGATCGCTGCGATCGAACTTGTGCTGGACAAGGCGCGCAAAACCGCGGCGGCAACGCCGGGCGCCGTCGGCGGCATGGCCAGCCGCATGCTGCAGGAACGCGGCGTGATCTCGCGCAACATGCTCGACGCCATCGCCATCTGCCCGCCGCTGATCGTCACCAAGGCCCAGATCGACGAACTGGTCGCGGCGATTTCAGGTGTGTTGGACGACATGAAGCCGGAAGTGGCGAAGCTGACGCCGGCGTAGGGGGAAGCTTTCAGCTTTCACCTCGTCATTGC containing:
- a CDS encoding aspartate aminotransferase family protein; its protein translation is MSMLPNSQEARDVAYQLHPYTNARAHQQAGPLVIERGEGPYVFDASGKRYFEAMAGLWSVGLGFNEKRLVEAAHKQMQALPFYHTFSAKSHGPSIDLAEKLVALAPVTMSKVFFTNSGSEANDTVLKLIAYRSNALGQPQRKKVISRMRAYHGVTIASASLTGLPNNHRSFDLPLPNILHTGSPHFYKDGAPGESEEAFATRRAEELDALIQKEGPDTIAAFFGEPVMGAGGVIVPPATYWDKIQKVLNKYDILLVADEVICGFGRTGKMFGCETYGIKPDAIVVSKQITSSYFPLSAIMMNARMFEPIADESNKIGVLGHGFTAGGHPVGSAIALENLKIIEERGLVAHAAELGGYMQGKLRELTSHPLVGEVRGVGMIAAIELVLDKARKTAAATPGAVGGMASRMLQERGVISRNMLDAIAICPPLIVTKAQIDELVAAISGVLDDMKPEVAKLTPA
- a CDS encoding isochorismatase family protein, with protein sequence MLVSITDDPPILVCADLQVEYLTPGRRHVILDGDAATARCVELLTFWRDNLWPVMHLKRIAQAAWFNPASKLTDWIAEAKPRPGEMTFEHPLPSAYSSARFVDYMSNIRNVRCVLAGFSLDETVLATAIDGFHRSHRYQVVADAVACRQPGTGDAAAYKHAVVNVIGNFATIQSSAELIRTSGAVAV